From the Corvus moneduloides isolate bCorMon1 chromosome 13, bCorMon1.pri, whole genome shotgun sequence genome, the window TCTAGAACAGCGATGCGTTCCAGGCACAATAAATTAATCTGGAGACAGCTGCCTCAGGCACAACCCCATTCCAGCACCCAGCTCTGTTCAGCACGGAGGACTCCCTGCACTGCCAAGCCTGCTGGAATGCAGTTGCAGTGACTAACAGCATGGAACACCACCAAATGCCTCCTGGCACCCAACCCTCCCGTGAGCACTTTGACaggccagagctgcagaggtTTCCACTCTGACAGTGCTGGTGCGCTGAGGGATGTGGGTCAGCAGCCAAGCTGAGAGTGAGGACAGCCTCCTGGAAAGGCAGATCCTTCTGGCCAGCCCCTAGAAACACACTGGCCATCAGCAGTGACTTAATGCAGAATAGTGCCAAGCATCAAAACATTAACAAGTCCGTGGGGAGACCAGAAGGAGGGAAAACATGTGGTTTATACAACAtcaaaaatacagctttttggaaaaaaaatatttctagtcCCACTGAAAATGCCTACTTTTTGTCAAAACAGATCAATATAAACATGGAACCATCAGGTTCAAGCTGTCACCGTAAATTACTGTGCAAACTACAGCTCAGATGCCGCAGCCTTTCAGCCTTTTTCTCTGGGTAAAGCCTTCTGCCTGGCCTATCCTTTCCATAATGtgcttttcccttccagcaGGAGAGAAGCACCCTCCAGGCACAGTGCTGGgggcagaaggaagcagagggaTGCAGCACTTAAACCAAACTCCCATGAGATTGGGTGATGCCATTTTGAAGAGAAGAATCCCCAAGGGACAGATCTTTACTTGAAACCTCTGATCATTTTCTGAGTAAATGATTCATCTTTCCAAAGAAAGTACATTTGAGTGGAAATGCAGTTTTCCCTCCAAGATCAGTACTGATGGAAATCACCAGGTAGTTCTGATATTCTGCAGGAGGTCACTTAGGGTAAAATAACCCCACATGATACAACAGCCAGAACATCaggaaggcaaaaataaaaaaattaaaaatcacaccCATCCTTGTAGGACATTCACAAGAGCACTGCAGGAAAAGATTGGGATACATTAGCAGTTTTGataacacttttttctttcgTATTCATAAAGTATTCATACTTAATACTCAACTTTGCTGACAAACCCTTTTTTCATCAAATGAAGTTATAAACTGCAATGTAAGATCTCTTGGCTGGTGAAATAGAGGGGTAGCAGTCTCTTGGGAATATTAGACCTCTGACCAGGCAAGGTGAACATTACAAGCCTGACCTCACTCCTCAGAGATTTCTTCATGAGCTCCTAAAGATGTGACTGGTAAATACATGAGATCATGAGATGTCTGCTTGGTTTCATTCGCTCTGTGTCATCAGCTTCTTTCATTCCCCTGCTGCAGGACCGGCTGTCGCAGTAATTTCTATGctttcaggaaattaaaaaaaaacaactgacaTCCTTGTGCTTAAAATAAACTCAAGAGCCCAGCTGATTTGTACTTGCCTTGTGGGATCTAGGAGGTTGTGAGGCTAGAAAGCcacttgaaaaggaaaaaattatgagacagggaagaaactgtgcacttttaaaataaaaggtctTCGGTTCACCCTGAGGAAGATTCACAGGGCACAGGAGTTCAGGAGTCTCTGGGACATCActggcagctggcacagcacaaTGCTGCAGGAACACGATGCTCCAAGCCAGATGTGAACCACCACTGcaacagccctgccagcagcatcaGCTCACTGGAAACATAACCAGGAAAACTTGTCTGTGTAACAAAACCTGGGAGTTCCTCTCTGTATTGATGTAGAAAtagagagcagctgagctgtttgATACCCCAGTTTCACCCAATCCTCCCTATGGCTCAACAGCTCCTTATTCCCATCTCTCCTCTCCAGTAAAAGCAGGGACTGGCTCTCAGATGGATTATTGCATTTAATGTGAACGACTCCGTTGTTTTGCTTGCTGTAAAGAGGCATTCTGTAGTCCTGATTTTCAACACTGTGATCTTCAACACTTCTCTCTCCCACCTTGGCCAAACATGTCAGGAGAAGcccccccatccctgggcagtGACTCAATTCTGTGTAAGGTCAGTTCCTCTCCTTCAGCACAACTGTGCAAAGCAGTTTGTGTTATCAGCTGATGAACTCTCCAGAATCGAACTTGCAGAGGGATTCAATCACTGCTGAAGCCATTTTGGTTATGGATTCAGGAAGGCCAGAGGAGACCTTCAGCTGTGCAGACATCTGCAATGAATAAGATAATCCTTGTTCTGATCACATAATCACCTGTACCTCTCTGGATGATAAAACATCCACTTAAAAATGATATTGCTCCTAAAAAAATCTACTGCCTGGAGAACCTTGAGTACCGGAGATTAAAAGATTATGGAAAATAAGTATGCATAATTTCCACTTTGCTTTGCACCAGTGAAAGACAGAGAATgtttggacagagaggaaaattggGATAGAAACAGTCTGCTCTGCCATGTGTCTGATCTTTCACACTAGCAGaggaatggaaatatttttctgattagGAAATGCTGAGACAAGAACAGTGTCTGTGCCTCTTTTAAGAGATGATAATTCAAGTGGATAGTGCTCATTCACcactgcttctcttttccttgttaACATCTCTTTTTAGTGTCTAATATTTTAGCAAGAAGCATTTGTGGGCTAAATTAAGGCAGAGATGAGGATTCTTCTTCTCACAGCTCTCAGTTACCTGAGCTACAACATTTTCATTGGGTTTATTCCCCTGCAAGAATTTATCAGGGCTACAACAAGTATCTGTGTCCAGTACAACCCCTGATTTTCCCCATGTGCAGGAGCTGCAATCACCTGTGCCTGACACCGTGTTTGTTTTGCAGGTGGTTGATGATGTTAGGAGTAAATGCAAACCCAGATGAAGAGCGGCCTAAGCAATGGAGGGACCAACCCCAGAGCCCGTGTACGTTGACGTGGACAAGGGACTGACATTAGCATGTTTTGtcttcctctgcctcttcctgATTGTGATGATCATTCGCTGTGCAAAAGTCATCATGGACCCTTACAGCGCCATCCCGACGTCCACGTGGGAGGAGCAGCATCTCGACGACTGACAGGGATTCCCCAGACAGAGCCATAGAATGCTGAGGTCCTGGAGGCCTTTACCCACAGGGAAGGCTGGCACATGAACAGCCATTTCTAGATATGCAGGGCAAAGGCACTATCTCCAAGAGCACATAGGGTAAATTATTTTTGCTCAACAGGTCAAGATATCAGCAAGCCATCGTGGCAGCAGAGTTTACTACTATGCAGCAACTCTTATTTTACAGTTGTCATTGTAACTCAAGTAGCACAAGATTCTCCAGACTTTTCCTAACATAACTCTTGATCTAGCACAGTTTGTCCCACCCTCAATGTCACCCACAAACCCAGGGTAACCATCAATACCATGAAAAAGCAACAAGGGTATTCTGCCTTTCCTGGAAACAGATTCCCTCAGATATCAATTGCTTTCTCAGTCATTATAGTTGCACTTTAGGAAAGGCCCAGATTTTATATACCAGAGCATCACTAAGTAGAAGTGCTGAAGTACCTCTGGTTAAGTAGAATTACACGAGCAGATTTATTCTTGGCTCACTTGGTTCTGCGCATGCACTCCCTGGCCACTGCAGCCATATTTCCAGTGACCAGGACACAGGAGCACTCAGACTGAGGGGGTCCTGGACTGCTGTTGACCCCATAGCACCACCTTGCTCTACCCTACTCATGCAAAACCCCTGCACATCCTCTGCCATGGACCCTTGGATTAGTCAGGCCACTGACTATGAGTTTGGTAGGCACCAAAagtccctggagcagagcctggacaCTGCTGGTGTCAACTATGTAGAACCTGCTGTGATTTTCAAAGAGTGATTCCACATGCAATTTCACCCATCTTTTGCTTCAGGTGTACTTCAGTGGGATGAGACAGGACTAGAATGACAAGGACAGTAAGCAGAGAGACTTTTGTCCCAGCTTTGTCACTCAGACTCCTCAGCATAACATTTACAGTAACACACAATAATAAGCATTCTACCTCAGAGAAATTCAGCTCCTTCAAAGGAAGATTTTTCCCCACATACTTGTAAGGTACATTTCCTTCTCTCAATTCATTAAGACAGCCATTATGCAAGAAGGCATAAGAGAACATGGGAGCTCTGgaaatttattatttacttttgaAGAGTGGGGACTGCAGGATTCCAAAGTCCTCTACTCCTCAAATTCTAAGGTTTGCTCATGGCTGCCTTTTCTTCATGGCTACATGTTCAGCTTACGGGACTGAAAGGAAGCAATTCAGAGCAGGTACTGCAACAACAGCAAGCACCATGAACTGACAAGACTTGAAAGCACAAAACTTCAAGAAGGGCATTTCTgcattcctcctcctcaccaTCCTACCTGACCCCCAGGTTCTTGCCATAAGACAACGCACAGTGGGTGAGAAAGGTGGAAGCAAAGGCTGTGACAAGGAATTGGGACACAGACTTTGTGAAGCACTGTTCTAGCTCCGACACATTTGTTTGATAATCTCACAAGTCAATTCTTTACGTGCCTCAGTCTACTCATCAGAGAAATAGGTGCAACAACATGATCTTGTCACACCTCCTTTTGTCTATCTAATAATACCAGAAAGCACCTGGAGAGCCTTAGATAGGGACACAGAAATGAGGTTCTTACTTACAACCCTTCCTGCTGAAACCAAGAGGGAAGTTCTGGATCTCGTTATACTGCAGGGGAAGTTCTCCCCAGGCAGAGGACTTGTCCAGACCCCCGTTTACTCTCTCATTGCAGCATTTTGAGCCAAGCCAAATGGCACCTGGCTTTTTTACACAGCTCACTGATTTCTGAGGATGCAAGGTGCTCAACATTGCGAATACAGAGATCCCAAAATAGCAGGCTATGAGGCATATGGAAACTTTTGCATGGGTCTTTTGAACCACACAATTTTTGCTGATCTCTGTTGTAGGAGATCCCATTCATGAGGCAGGAACTTCGAAGAGTAGCTTTCACCCTGATATCCTCCACTGCTTCCATTACCCACTGCAGAGTGCTCCTCAGGCTGTTATTTAGCCTCAGCTTCTGCTAGCCAGGTAATCACCAGTAACAGCACACTTTTTCAGGCTTGAATGTTAAATATTCATCATCCTTGGAGCAAACCCACTGTTCTTGTATTCGTGGCTGAGGCTACCTGTACCACAGGAATGGGTGTCCTAGCTCAAAGAATGACACTTCTGTTCCCTGGGCTAAAGTTTGGAACCTGGTTTTTGTCGTTAAATCTCGTATCCCACTTGTGGGGCTACTTACAAATTcagcaaaataacaaaataatgtCCAGGCTAGAGACACTTTCAGTTTTCAGGTCACCTGGCTGCGTTCACAGCTGATGCAGAGCAAGGACAGAGCTTGTCCTCACACCTCCCAGTGCCAATACTTCACTTGGCGTTTATCTGCATGCAGGACTCTTTGGCACTGTCACATGTCACTGATAAGCCCCAGTTCAGCTAAGGACTTATTCAGGTGCTTAAGTTTAAGCCTCTGAGCAGACTGCCTCACTACAGAGACCAGGGTCAGTCCCGTGCCAtgtccctggcagggcagggacgGCAACACACAGTCcttgcaggagcagagcctgtgtGAGAATGAAGGGTTACAAATGCTAAGGAAGCAAATTGATAAATTTGCTTTGCAAGAATGTTTGccactttttctctctttggcCATTGAATGAACAAACCATTTTATGGATTTCCCTGAAAATCCTAATGAAAAGGCCCCTCTGGGTAGCtttgttttctaataaaaagGCACTTGTCCTCCTGGCATAGCCTGTCAAGTCCATCCTTCTGTTGACAAGAAAGGTCTTCATAAAACTTTGAATATTCACTTACATGACCTCATGAAAGTCAACAAGATTGGTTTTTTAGAGATAATGTCAATCTAttgatctcttcactcttgtgACCATTGACAGGACTCAAGCCTGTCTGAGTTCAAGGAGCttttggacaacactctcaggcacatggtggcattcttggggtgtcctgtgccgAGCCAGGAGTTGAACTCCttgatcctgatgggtcccttccaactcagcatattctatgattccttctaatttctgcctttccccACTGGTTACAATCACACAACCTCACTACTCTTTAACCAAAAGCAATACTGAGCATCATGCCTAAGCCAGACATTTTATGCTCCTTCCCCTGGGAGCCAGGGCTCTCCCACCCAAGGTGCATCGCTGCAGCTCCGGCTGGTGCCGACCCCGCCGGCAAATCCgtgctcacagccagggaatGTCTctttcagcaggagctgcatcACCAGGCTCGGTAGTAATTTCAGCTGCATGCAACAAGTGCCTCTGCtagttttggttcttttttaaTCATTGTGCCATACTACCAGCAACTGCGCCCAGAGGATAGAACTCAAACTTGTTGCAAGTGTATTTATCTAACATAATAAACAGCTTCAACATGGAAAAGCTCCTTGCTGTCTCTGTTGTGGTTTTCTTCCAGTTGCCAGGACATCTGTAAAAACACTCACAACACAACACGGCTTACAAGAAGGGTGTACATTCGTGACAGCTCTCCTTGGAGAGTGAGAGCAGAGAAAACTCCCTGTGTAGCTGCACCACTACGGATTCCTGGGAGCTCAGGAAAGAGCTGATGGAGCCCCAGGTgttcctgtggctctgcagaaaatcagcttttccaaAGGGGCTATTTCAGGTTACTCCCTTGGTCAGGAAGAGCACTCAGCTGAGCTTCAGCTCAGTGGGGGACTGCAGCATCTGTATTTCAGCAATTCATTATCGGTAACAAATTGCATACCAAAAGAAACAGGGCCACTGAGACCAGAATCCCTCCTGCTAGCAACTGAAAATGAAGAGCATGGAGCCTCCGTGGGGGTCTCTTTGAAGAAGCCACAGAGTGTGGGATATGCAGGGTAAAAAGCACCCAGGGAACTCCTCCTCTTGGAAAACATGAAGAGATGAATTGCTAATTCTTTCATCTTGAAAAAAGGCTCTGTTGCCTGAAAGCTGGGTGCTTTATAGATCTGCTTGTCCCTGCAGCAAGTCCTCTGGCAGAAGGATCTTTGTGCCTAGAACCCAGTTTGTCACAAAGACTAAACCCCACTGATAAATCATGACCTCTCTCCTAGTCAGAAGCAGAGGCTGGAGTCTTCACTCTGTTTTCAGTACAGCTACTCTGGCTAAGGTAAGAGCAGACCTGAACTgaggccagcagcagctgaatttGAGGAGACACCCTGGAAAcgtttttttctgaaagagacAGGGACTGATGGCAAGCCAGGGACTCACATGAGcgatgctgctgcagcctgttcTGGCCAAAGGGTCCCCAGCTTGCTGGGTCATTACAGTCTCAGCAGGCAGCTTCAGCCCAGATGCCAACACATGACTCAGATGGGGAAATGCTGTGCTCAGACTTCAGCCATCTCCTTTgcaccttttgttttttttaaaaccattttcattaaaaatggtCAATACCTTGCTAACCAGGAGAAATCtgctcacacacacatttttaaagcaacaaaCAATTTGAAATTCCTGGTATTCTCAGGTCATCGTATATAATTCAATCCACTACGGTGTTAAGAAATATTGAATGACAGTTCTTAGTTACAAAGCTCCATGTTTCATACTGGAACCTGGCCAGGAAGCCCACACAAGGAAATCAGAAAccaaaaatgtattaaaattgCATTAAGTGTGCCAAAGTCATAAGGAATGCAAAGTTTTTCAAAACTTATTTATATTTAAGATGAATTGgatttctccagcagcagccgtCTTGCCTCTGCAGATCAAAGGGAGTACCTGGCAGGggtgagcaggcagcagagctgggcacacttcagcccctgcagcagatcccagagcccccccaaaCAGGGTCCCAGGACACGACAGCTCCAGGGCATCCAatgctctgcagggcagtggCGGTGCCAGCTGGAAGTGCTGAGCCCTGAGCACACCTGTCCTGGATCCAGCACACAGAGAGGACAGGAAACCCTCCCTGTGCTTGCAGCTTCCAGCCAGTCCCTCAGTATTCATGGACCAAGGTGTTGATCCTCCAGGCGGACCCAAGGGATGCCCAGCTGCCACCAGGGacttctgctcctgcagcatttCCCTTGGATGTTCATTAACGGTGTTAACAACTTCTCTGTTTCAGCTGCTCATGGAGCAAACAGTATCAAGAAAGCAGAGTAAAAATCAGAAAGCACAGGTCTGTCATTAAAACTTCATGGAAAACCAAACAGAGAAAGAGTTGAGGTGAGGAAGTTCTCAGGAATGAGGGAAGAtgagaaggagaagcagctcaCAGCAGATTTGTATGGAGCAGCATGGTGCCAGTACCTCAGCATGTCCCTCACGTACTTCCAAAGCCCTCAACCAATTTTAAAATCCCAGAAATGATCTCCTCCTTTCTCACTAAGCAGCACCTGTGTAGGCATTCTGAACAGAAGCAGCAATCAAACCTGAGAAATGGTCTCCTGCCTCACTGCTTAACACCAAAAGCCATGTGACTATCACCTACCAGCTCTGTCCCTCTTCACAAAGCCACTACCTTGACCCTGAACAGCTACTGAGAGAGTGTTTGACTCGTTTCTGCCTGGGTAATGGAAGAATTATGAATATTGCTGACCCAAACACatcaaaaagaatttttttttccaagatacAGCATCCATTTCTACTTAGAATCTCTGCAGAAAATGACTTCAGGTGAAGAGTGCCTGCATTTCACAGCAAAAAGCCAGTGGCTCctttaaattctgaaatacattttaggGGTTTattcca encodes:
- the CTXND1 gene encoding cortexin domain-containing 1 — encoded protein: MEGPTPEPVYVDVDKGLTLACFVFLCLFLIVMIIRCAKVIMDPYSAIPTSTWEEQHLDD